A genomic segment from Anticarsia gemmatalis isolate Benzon Research Colony breed Stoneville strain chromosome 12, ilAntGemm2 primary, whole genome shotgun sequence encodes:
- the LOC142977199 gene encoding uncharacterized protein LOC142977199: MAFWRVIILAFTASIFVEAKWFQRQKREMTDICDPAFSNTTKIQCYCILDSHKDIVQSAECHLAAKGVEADDKSWEGFEKLKNATKLTLSNTRGIVLPYIPTSAIKNLHSLIKLNIKYGNIDKIEAFAFANLSVVEEITLSDNQIETLARNAFAHHSDLTVIGLDSNEIVEINRNVFVDLPSLEKLYLTNNKITTIHDKAFIHLSNLREMEIDRNNIFSLNSETFSGLRKLQKLDLSSNALEVIGDNTFLPLINLRTLNLDGNKIQMLDERAFHGLGRLYALSLAHNNLTNIENVRILEHLDNLSQLSLKSNQLVELKAELIAPILTNFYTNYSTLDVEDNNFPCACHLEWFMGLMNNTRNKHLKLSIENLKCTPSDSLREQWSRAEVTEKPEEEEAPAGDYEYYDDSQLNGKLFYIDIRELANCTKNEIPAANNEIVHKPNVEVTTKTTTKATTPSPTTQKVTTTEVATTKVTTSLKPETSKPKEEAKPKETFTTVRLATVSAKPVEHNNNIFDHDMASDEARPERIKAHRSIADEDTPKDVPNHKANAAHANISSVIVISIMLFIRLCF; this comes from the exons ATGGCGTTTTGGAGAGTAATAATACTCGCGTTTACTGCATCAATCTTCGTCGAAGCAAAATGGTTTCAACGGCAGAAACGTGAAATGACGGACATCTGCGACCCAGCATTCAGCAATACTACCAAAATACAATGTTACTGTATTCTAGACTCGCACAAAGATATTGTGCAAAGTGCTGAGTGCCACCTTGCAGCGAAAGGAGTCGAAGCTGACGACAAAAGTTGGGAAGGTTTCGAAAAGCTAAAAAATGCTACTAAGCTCACTTTGTCGAATACCAGAGGAATCGTTTTACCATACATTCCTACTAGTGCTATCAAAAACTTGCATTCTTTGATCAAGTTGAACATTAAGTATGGTAACATTGATAAGATAGAAGCTTTCGCCTTCGCTAATCTAAGCGTAGTTGAAGAAATCACGTTGAGTGACAATCAAATCGAAACGTTGGCTCGCAATGCATTTGCTCATCATAGCGATTTAACTGTCATTGGCTTAGATTCGAACGAAATAGTAGAAATTAATAGGAACGTTTTCGTAGACCTGCCTTCGTTGGAGAAACTTTACTTAACTAATAACAAAATCACGACAATACACGACAAAGCTTTTATTCACTTGTCGAATTTGAGAGAGATGGAAATTGATAGAAATAACATATTCAGCTTGAACAGTGAGACTTTCTCGGGGCTGAGGAAACTACAGAAGTTAGATCTCAGTAGCAACGCTTTGGAAGTTATTGGAGACAATACTTTCCTGCCTCTTATTAATTTGAGGACTTTGAATTTGGATGGAAATAAGATTCAGATGCTTGACGAGAGAGCGTTCCATGGCTTGGGAAGACTTTATGCTTTGTCTTTAGCTCACAATAATTTGACAAACATTGAAAACGTGAGAATTCTGGAACACCTTGACAATCTGAGTCAATTGAGCCTGAAGAGCAACCAACTTGTTGAATTGAAAGCTGAGCTCATTGCTCCGATACTGACCAATTTTTACACTAATTACAGCACTTTGGATGTAGAAG ACAACAACTTCCCCTGCGCCTGCCATCTGGAATGGTTCATGGGATTAATGAATAACACACGTAACAAGCATCTGAAACTTTCAATCGAAAACTTGAAATGTACTCCAAGTGACAGTCTACGGGAGCAATGGTCCAGAGCCGAAGTTACTGAGAAAccagaagaagaagaagcacCTGCTGGAGACTACGAATACTACGACGACTCTCAACTAAACGGCAAACTATTCTACATCGACATTAGAGAACTAGCTAACTGTACTAAAAACGAGATACCTGCGGCTAACAACGAAATAGTCCACAAACCAAACGTTGAAGTTACTACAAAGACCACTACCAAAGCAACCACACCTAGTCCAACTACACAGAAAGTTACAACCACTGAAGTAGCTACTACTAAAGTTACGACTTCCCTCAAACCTGAAACAAGTAAACCAAAGGAAGAGGCTAAGCCTAAAGAAACGTTCACGACTGTTCGCCTTGCTACGGTATCTGCTAAACCagtagaacataataataatatattcgatCACGATATGGCGTCCGATGAAGCAAGGCCGGAAAGAATCAAAGCTCATAGAAGTATTGCAGATGAAGATACACCAAAAGATGTACCAAATCACAAGGCGAATGCCGCCCATGCAAATATCAGTAGTGTAATTGTAATCTCCATCATGTTATtcattaggttatgtttttaA